Proteins from a single region of Abyssalbus ytuae:
- a CDS encoding asparaginase translates to MTKAKSSILIIYTGGTIGMIKDFETGALKAFNFDEISNNIPELTHLDCNLKTISFQDPIDSSNMDTEDWVKIVEIIEAEYENFDGFVVLHGSDTMSYTASAISFMLENLCKPVIFTGSQLPIGDLRTDAKENLITSIQLASLKEKGISVINEVCLYFEYKLYRGNRTTKLNAEQFEAFSSPNYPPIAESGVHLKINKDYLLKPDRKKKLVVHKQLENNIALVKLFPGINESFLTSVFTNEKIKAIVLETYGVGNAPTSEWFINMVKNSIKAGKIVVNITQCPKGSVMMGKYETSTCLKKAGVISGNDITTEAAIAKLMYMLGAQIEIKVFKTIFETSLRGEMN, encoded by the coding sequence ATGACAAAAGCAAAATCTAGTATACTTATCATATACACCGGGGGAACCATTGGAATGATTAAGGATTTTGAAACAGGAGCTTTAAAGGCCTTCAATTTTGATGAAATTTCAAATAATATTCCCGAATTAACACATTTAGACTGTAATCTTAAAACCATTTCATTTCAGGATCCGATAGATTCCTCCAATATGGATACGGAAGATTGGGTTAAAATAGTAGAAATTATTGAAGCCGAATATGAAAATTTTGATGGTTTTGTAGTGTTGCATGGAAGTGATACAATGAGTTATACTGCCTCGGCTATAAGTTTTATGCTGGAAAATTTATGTAAACCTGTAATATTTACAGGCTCACAATTACCAATAGGCGATCTTAGGACCGATGCCAAAGAAAACTTAATTACCTCAATACAATTAGCTTCTTTAAAAGAAAAAGGTATTTCAGTAATAAATGAAGTTTGTTTGTATTTTGAGTATAAACTATACAGGGGCAACCGGACTACAAAATTAAATGCTGAACAATTTGAAGCATTTTCTTCACCAAATTATCCACCTATAGCAGAAAGTGGTGTGCATTTAAAAATAAACAAAGATTACCTTTTAAAACCTGACAGAAAGAAAAAATTAGTTGTTCATAAGCAATTAGAAAACAATATAGCGCTGGTTAAGTTGTTTCCGGGAATAAATGAAAGTTTTTTAACCTCCGTATTTACCAATGAAAAGATTAAAGCTATTGTGCTGGAAACCTATGGAGTAGGCAATGCCCCCACAAGTGAATGGTTTATAAATATGGTAAAAAACTCAATTAAAGCAGGAAAAATAGTAGTTAATATAACTCAATGCCCGAAAGGTAGTGTAATGATGGGAAAATATGAAACCAGTACATGTTTAAAAAAGGCAGGAGTAATAAGTGGTAATGATATAACAACAGAAGCCGCAATTGCTAAATTAATGTACATGTTGGGGGCCCAAATAGAAATAAAAGTGTTCAAAACTATATTTGAAACATCTTTAAGGGGGGAAATGAACTAA
- a CDS encoding 2-oxoglutarate dehydrogenase E1 component, with protein sequence MDKYSFLNAAHTAFFADLYDQYLQSPDSVEPSWRAFFQGFDFGMESAASNGTYRQNESVTITIPTTGENIEVPEHVQKEFQVVRLIDGYRTRGHLFTKTNPVRERRKYFPTLALENFGLSESDLNTVFNAGDILSIGPSTLKDIIIHLENIYCDSIGVEYMYIRDPERISWIQTWINRNDNHPVFSADRKKHILKKLNEAISFEAFLHTKYVGQKRFSLEGGESLIPALDTIVERAAELGVTQFVMGMAHRGRLNVLTNIFGKSAKDIFSEFDGKDYEMDIFDGDVKYHLGWTSDRYTDTGKKINMNIAPNPSHLETVGAVVEGITRAKQDKHHEEEAAKVLPIVVHGDAAIAGQGIAYEIVQMSRLDGYGTGGTIHIVVNNQIGFTTNYLDARSSTYCTDVGKVTLSPVLHVNADDAEAVVHAALFALDYRMTFGRDVFIDLLGYRKYGHNEGDEPRFTQPKLYKAIAKHKNSRDIYAERLISEGIIDNSYVGELEKQYKDSLEEKLEDSRKEEKTIITPFMQDEWEGFNLVREDVMMKEVDTSYPKEKLIQVAQSITNLPKGKKFLRKIERLVQDRNKMFFERDSLDWAMGELLAYGSLLEEGFDVRMSGQDVERGTFSHRHAVIKVEESEEEIVLLNELGDNQNGDFYIYNSLLSEYGVLGFDYGYAMATPNTLTIWEAQFGDFSNGAQIMIDQYISAAEDKWKLQNGIVMLLPHGYEGQGAEHSSARMERYLQLCAKDNMFVADCTTPANLFHLLRRQMKANYRKPLVVFTPKSLLRHPKVVSSIDEFVNGSFQTVIDDVNAQVKDVKSLVFCTGKFYYDLLAEKEEKGRKDVALVRIEQLFPLPINGIKEIIAKYNKAEEVVWAQEEPRNMGAWSHLLLHLDEARTWRVASRRFYASPAAGSATRSKRRHEQVIEYVFDKTLDNFNRQ encoded by the coding sequence ATGGATAAATATTCCTTTTTAAATGCGGCTCACACCGCTTTTTTTGCGGATTTATATGATCAATATCTGCAAAGCCCGGATAGTGTAGAACCTAGTTGGAGAGCTTTTTTTCAGGGGTTTGACTTTGGAATGGAAAGCGCTGCTTCAAATGGTACTTACCGCCAAAATGAAAGTGTAACGATAACCATACCTACTACTGGTGAAAATATCGAAGTTCCTGAACATGTTCAGAAAGAATTTCAGGTGGTGAGGCTTATTGATGGTTACCGGACCCGTGGCCATTTATTTACCAAAACCAATCCGGTTAGAGAAAGAAGAAAATACTTTCCCACCCTGGCGCTGGAAAATTTCGGCTTATCAGAGTCCGATTTAAATACCGTATTCAATGCCGGAGATATTTTAAGCATAGGCCCGTCTACCTTAAAAGATATTATTATTCACCTGGAAAATATATACTGCGATTCCATTGGTGTGGAATATATGTATATAAGGGATCCCGAAAGAATTTCATGGATTCAGACATGGATCAATAGAAATGACAATCATCCCGTTTTTTCAGCAGACAGGAAAAAACATATTTTAAAAAAGCTTAATGAAGCTATTTCTTTTGAGGCTTTTTTACATACCAAATATGTAGGCCAAAAAAGGTTTTCCCTGGAAGGAGGCGAGTCGCTTATACCTGCTCTTGACACTATAGTAGAACGGGCAGCTGAACTGGGCGTTACCCAGTTTGTTATGGGAATGGCCCACCGGGGAAGGTTAAACGTGCTTACCAATATTTTTGGAAAATCGGCAAAAGATATATTTAGTGAGTTTGATGGCAAGGATTATGAAATGGATATTTTTGATGGTGATGTAAAATATCATTTAGGCTGGACCAGTGACAGATATACGGACACAGGAAAAAAAATAAACATGAATATTGCTCCAAATCCCTCTCATCTTGAAACGGTTGGGGCAGTTGTTGAAGGGATTACCAGGGCAAAACAGGATAAACATCATGAGGAAGAAGCTGCGAAAGTATTGCCAATTGTAGTTCACGGTGATGCAGCAATTGCAGGCCAGGGCATAGCCTACGAAATTGTACAGATGTCCCGCTTAGATGGTTATGGTACAGGAGGTACCATTCATATTGTGGTAAATAACCAGATTGGCTTTACTACTAACTATTTGGATGCCCGCTCCTCTACCTATTGTACCGATGTGGGAAAAGTCACCCTCTCTCCGGTATTGCATGTAAATGCCGATGATGCAGAAGCAGTGGTACATGCTGCTTTGTTTGCGTTAGATTACAGGATGACATTTGGAAGAGATGTTTTTATAGACCTTCTGGGATACAGAAAGTATGGGCATAATGAAGGTGATGAACCACGTTTTACCCAACCTAAATTGTATAAAGCAATTGCGAAACATAAAAATTCCAGGGATATTTATGCGGAACGGTTAATTTCAGAAGGTATTATAGATAATAGCTACGTAGGTGAGTTAGAGAAGCAGTACAAAGATTCCCTCGAAGAAAAACTTGAAGATTCGCGTAAAGAAGAAAAAACGATAATAACCCCCTTTATGCAAGACGAATGGGAAGGTTTTAATCTGGTACGCGAAGATGTCATGATGAAAGAGGTTGATACATCTTATCCTAAAGAAAAACTTATACAAGTAGCACAATCCATTACCAATCTTCCCAAAGGAAAAAAATTTCTTCGTAAGATAGAAAGGCTGGTTCAGGATAGAAACAAAATGTTTTTTGAAAGGGACAGTTTGGATTGGGCCATGGGAGAACTTTTGGCATACGGCTCTTTACTGGAAGAAGGATTTGATGTAAGAATGAGTGGACAGGATGTAGAGCGGGGAACTTTTTCCCACAGGCATGCTGTTATTAAAGTAGAAGAATCTGAAGAAGAAATTGTTTTACTCAATGAATTGGGGGATAATCAAAACGGAGATTTTTATATATATAATTCACTTTTGTCTGAATATGGAGTGTTAGGTTTTGATTATGGCTACGCTATGGCTACTCCCAACACACTTACTATATGGGAAGCACAATTTGGGGATTTCAGCAACGGAGCTCAAATAATGATAGATCAGTACATCTCTGCAGCCGAAGATAAATGGAAATTACAAAACGGAATTGTAATGTTGTTGCCCCACGGGTATGAAGGGCAGGGAGCCGAACATTCATCAGCACGTATGGAACGTTATTTACAATTGTGTGCCAAGGATAATATGTTTGTGGCAGATTGTACCACTCCTGCAAACCTTTTCCATCTGTTAAGGCGTCAAATGAAAGCAAACTATAGAAAACCCCTTGTGGTATTTACCCCTAAAAGTTTGTTGAGGCACCCTAAAGTTGTTTCCTCCATAGATGAATTTGTGAACGGAAGCTTCCAAACAGTTATTGATGATGTCAATGCACAGGTAAAAGACGTAAAATCGCTCGTATTTTGTACAGGTAAATTTTACTATGATTTACTTGCTGAAAAGGAAGAGAAGGGAAGAAAAGATGTAGCTTTGGTAAGGATCGAACAATTGTTTCCCCTGCCAATTAATGGTATAAAAGAAATCATAGCAAAGTATAATAAGGCCGAAGAAGTTGTATGGGCGCAGGAAGAACCCAGAAATATGGGCGCATGGAGCCATTTGTTATTACATCTGGACGAAGCGCGAACATGGAGAGTGGCTTCAAGACGCTTCTATGCATCACCGGCTGCCGGTAGTGCAACAAGATCAAAACGCCGTCATGAACAAGTGATAGAATATGTTTTTGATAAAACATTAGATAATTTTAACAGACAATAA
- a CDS encoding alpha-ketoglutarate decarboxylase: protein MRNYNKLLNKSSITCFLIIIISFNSYSQSGNHKKSSFWENVSFGGGLGLSFGDGFFSGTIAPSAIYNFNSSYSLGIGLNGSYIKDDFYKATIVGGSIINLYNPFPELQLSAEFEELNVSRTFETASDDIDDNYWVPALFVGAGYRSGNVTFGLRYDILYDSDKSIYANAYVPFVRFYF from the coding sequence ATGAGAAATTATAACAAATTATTAAACAAAAGTAGTATTACTTGCTTTTTAATAATTATCATAAGTTTCAATTCTTATTCACAGTCTGGCAATCATAAAAAATCATCTTTTTGGGAAAATGTAAGTTTTGGCGGAGGTCTAGGGTTAAGTTTTGGAGATGGTTTTTTTTCGGGAACCATCGCTCCCAGTGCTATTTATAATTTTAATTCTTCCTACTCCCTGGGTATAGGATTAAATGGTTCTTATATAAAAGACGATTTTTATAAAGCTACCATTGTAGGAGGAAGTATTATTAATTTATATAATCCTTTTCCCGAACTTCAACTTTCGGCTGAATTTGAAGAATTGAATGTTTCCCGCACTTTTGAAACCGCTTCCGATGATATTGACGATAATTATTGGGTTCCCGCTTTATTTGTGGGCGCCGGCTACAGAAGTGGGAATGTAACTTTTGGATTAAGATATGATATTTTATATGATAGTGATAAAAGTATTTATGCAAATGCTTATGTTCCTTTTGTTAGGTTTTATTTTTAA
- a CDS encoding ATP-binding protein — MKFLFSALFAFILATSVYSQNNHTELYKNLIDTTENDSIKLQYLDSLFFATNPEENVFNEYRNNYISLSKKTGKLNNAANRVITLSETLIKTGQFKPAENSITYLLKDSLYLHDTIQAKLYRSIGEINFTKANYLKALLNYRRSAKIYQHLDDSLQLGKIKLRIGQTYSITEDFPTAITTLREAVNLFDKNRHQEYITMTRFEMIILYAMNAFYDKSKNERDKLLPVLLKNENYITAAGLMLNASNEYNRQKKYTEQKQSLDDALVYLDKNTDETPPSISQRNHLLLLIYNAYALYYLNNNNIARGKEFIDKAQSFNNDSFFSIYKGTLKYTQARYNEESGNIDSAIKDGEIFLKNALHMNNQDGIIEGELLLKRLFLKKKNYKEAHKHLANATNLKDSVNNIVKTNTYLYYQKLFEIEESEKKVIQQKADIELLEKDNESKKKLLMFSIGGLALLFSSIFLYRNRQHLKKEKNLQEEFSQQLLISQEEERKRISKDLHDGLGQSLLLIKNKIALNDENTKSMFNNALEEVRSISRALHPFQLEKFGITKAIENVIDDFDENSEIFISSNIDDISNILSPEQEVNLYRIVQESISNIIKHSQAQAARVEIEKRPKYIHLKIKDNGKGFDFSEKNNDFNSLGLKTLKERTRFLKGTMKVESEKNKGTSLEFIIPV, encoded by the coding sequence TTGAAATTTCTTTTTTCAGCTTTATTTGCTTTTATTTTAGCAACCTCTGTTTATTCTCAGAATAACCATACAGAACTATACAAAAATCTCATAGATACCACGGAGAACGATTCTATAAAACTTCAGTATCTGGATTCTCTTTTTTTTGCCACTAACCCGGAAGAAAATGTTTTTAATGAATATCGTAACAATTATATAAGTTTATCTAAAAAAACAGGAAAACTCAATAATGCTGCTAACAGAGTCATTACATTATCTGAAACACTTATAAAAACAGGTCAGTTTAAACCCGCAGAAAATAGCATCACCTATCTTTTAAAAGATTCATTATATCTGCATGATACCATACAGGCAAAATTATACCGGAGTATTGGCGAAATTAATTTTACAAAAGCCAATTATCTAAAAGCCTTGCTTAATTATCGCCGTTCTGCAAAAATATACCAGCATTTGGATGACTCGCTCCAACTGGGAAAAATTAAGCTACGCATAGGTCAAACATATTCAATAACAGAAGATTTTCCAACTGCCATAACCACATTGCGGGAAGCAGTTAATTTATTTGATAAAAACAGGCACCAGGAATATATAACAATGACAAGATTTGAAATGATCATTTTATATGCAATGAATGCCTTTTATGATAAATCTAAAAATGAAAGGGATAAATTATTGCCTGTTTTACTGAAAAATGAAAATTATATTACTGCTGCAGGATTAATGTTAAATGCTTCTAATGAATACAACAGGCAAAAAAAATATACCGAGCAAAAGCAATCTCTTGATGATGCTCTTGTATACCTTGACAAAAACACAGACGAAACCCCTCCATCAATTTCCCAAAGGAACCATCTTTTATTGCTTATTTATAATGCTTATGCCCTTTATTATTTGAATAATAATAATATTGCCAGGGGTAAAGAATTTATAGACAAAGCTCAGTCATTCAATAACGATTCTTTTTTCAGCATTTATAAAGGCACTCTCAAATACACACAAGCCAGGTATAATGAAGAATCGGGCAACATAGACAGTGCTATAAAGGATGGCGAAATATTTCTCAAGAATGCTCTTCATATGAACAATCAGGATGGGATTATTGAAGGTGAACTTCTTCTAAAAAGACTTTTTCTTAAAAAGAAAAATTACAAAGAGGCTCATAAACATTTAGCAAATGCCACCAACTTAAAAGATTCTGTAAACAATATTGTAAAAACTAACACTTATTTGTATTACCAAAAATTATTTGAAATAGAAGAAAGCGAAAAAAAAGTTATTCAGCAAAAAGCTGATATTGAATTGCTTGAAAAAGACAATGAATCAAAAAAGAAGCTTTTAATGTTTTCTATAGGTGGACTCGCCCTTTTGTTTTCCAGTATTTTTTTATACAGAAACAGGCAACACCTGAAAAAAGAAAAAAATCTCCAGGAAGAATTCAGCCAACAGTTACTAATATCGCAGGAAGAAGAAAGGAAAAGAATCTCCAAAGATCTTCATGACGGTTTAGGACAGAGCCTGCTTTTAATTAAAAATAAGATTGCCCTTAATGACGAGAACACAAAAAGTATGTTTAACAATGCCCTTGAAGAAGTTAGAAGCATCTCTCGCGCATTGCATCCTTTTCAATTAGAAAAATTCGGTATCACCAAAGCGATAGAAAATGTTATTGATGATTTTGATGAAAACAGTGAGATTTTTATTTCTTCAAATATTGATGACATATCAAACATTCTTTCGCCGGAACAAGAAGTTAATTTATACAGAATTGTGCAGGAAAGCATTTCCAATATTATAAAACATTCCCAGGCGCAAGCAGCCAGAGTTGAAATAGAGAAGAGACCTAAATATATTCACCTGAAAATCAAAGACAATGGAAAAGGGTTTGACTTTTCGGAAAAAAACAATGATTTTAACAGTTTGGGATTAAAAACCTTAAAAGAGCGTACCCGTTTTTTAAAAGGTACAATGAAAGTAGAATCAGAGAAAAACAAAGGCACCTCTTTAGAATTTATTATACCTGTATAA
- a CDS encoding response regulator — translation MNKASIIIADDHPLLLKGLYDFLIERNYYVLDKVTDGISAYNSIVKNSPDIAILDIEMPKLTGIEVAKKCKTNKLSTKIILLTLHREKSLFFRSKELNIYGYLLKDFAIDEIETCLQSVINDIPYFTPKIRSLLNKEKSNNELLSNLTPSEIKILKLIAKDKTNKEIAEMLFISVRTVEKHRSNIITKLSLSPKTNSLLIWAKEHHNLL, via the coding sequence ATGAATAAAGCCTCCATTATAATAGCAGACGACCATCCGCTTTTGCTTAAAGGCCTTTACGATTTTTTAATAGAAAGGAACTACTATGTTCTTGATAAAGTAACAGATGGAATATCGGCGTACAATTCTATCGTAAAAAATTCTCCCGACATTGCTATTCTGGATATAGAGATGCCCAAATTAACAGGAATCGAAGTGGCAAAAAAGTGCAAAACAAACAAACTGTCCACTAAAATAATTTTACTTACCCTTCATAGAGAAAAAAGTCTTTTTTTCAGGTCTAAGGAATTAAATATATACGGGTATCTCCTAAAAGATTTTGCTATAGATGAAATTGAAACCTGCCTGCAATCAGTTATTAATGATATTCCTTATTTTACCCCGAAAATAAGGTCATTGTTGAATAAAGAAAAAAGCAACAATGAATTACTCTCCAACTTAACTCCCTCTGAAATTAAAATATTAAAGCTAATTGCCAAAGACAAAACAAATAAAGAAATAGCGGAAATGCTGTTTATTTCTGTTAGAACAGTTGAAAAACATAGAAGTAATATAATAACAAAACTTTCATTAAGTCCAAAAACAAACAGTTTACTAATTTGGGCCAAAGAACATCATAATTTACTTTAA
- the odhB gene encoding 2-oxoglutarate dehydrogenase complex dihydrolipoyllysine-residue succinyltransferase — MVLEMKVPSPGESITEVEIAQWLVQDGDYVEKDQAIAEVDSDKATLELPAEASGVITLKAEEGDAVAVGEVVCLIDTSAAKPEGEEAPAKSEKKEEPKQVETSKPAEPQKDTYATGTASPAAKKILAEKGISANEIKGTGKDGRITKDDAVKAVPSMGTPTGGSRNSKTSKLSMLRRKVAERLVSAKNETAMLTTFNEVDMSAVFELRNQYKEEFKTKHGVSLGFMSFFTKAVVRALQMYPDVNSMIDGDYKITYDFCDISVAVSGPKGLMVPVVRNAENLSFRGVEAEIKRLAIRARDGQITVDEMTGGTFTISNGGVFGSMLSTPIINPPQSGILGMHNIVERPIVKNGQIVIAPVMYVALSYDHRIIDGKESVGFLVAIKEAVENPVELLMDNDVKKALEL; from the coding sequence ATGGTTTTAGAAATGAAAGTTCCTTCACCGGGGGAGTCAATTACTGAAGTTGAAATAGCTCAATGGCTTGTGCAGGATGGTGATTATGTTGAAAAAGATCAGGCTATAGCAGAAGTTGATTCTGATAAAGCAACCCTGGAACTGCCTGCTGAAGCAAGTGGGGTCATAACTTTAAAAGCAGAAGAAGGTGATGCTGTTGCAGTGGGGGAAGTTGTATGTTTAATAGATACATCAGCTGCAAAGCCGGAAGGAGAAGAAGCCCCTGCCAAATCGGAGAAGAAAGAAGAACCCAAACAAGTAGAAACTTCTAAGCCTGCCGAACCCCAAAAAGATACTTATGCCACAGGAACGGCAAGCCCCGCAGCAAAAAAAATATTGGCTGAAAAAGGGATTTCTGCAAATGAAATAAAAGGAACTGGTAAAGACGGACGTATTACCAAAGATGATGCTGTTAAAGCGGTTCCGTCTATGGGGACTCCTACCGGAGGTAGTAGAAACAGCAAAACCTCTAAGTTGTCTATGCTCAGAAGGAAAGTAGCCGAAAGGCTTGTTTCAGCTAAAAATGAAACAGCCATGTTAACTACATTTAATGAGGTAGACATGAGTGCTGTTTTTGAATTAAGAAATCAATATAAAGAGGAATTCAAGACAAAACACGGTGTAAGCCTTGGCTTTATGTCATTCTTTACAAAAGCAGTTGTAAGGGCCCTGCAAATGTACCCGGATGTAAATTCCATGATTGACGGGGACTATAAAATTACTTATGATTTTTGTGATATATCGGTAGCGGTTTCAGGCCCCAAAGGATTAATGGTGCCAGTGGTGAGAAATGCTGAAAATTTAAGCTTCAGAGGAGTGGAAGCCGAGATAAAAAGATTGGCTATAAGAGCCAGGGATGGCCAAATAACTGTTGATGAAATGACCGGAGGGACATTTACTATTTCAAATGGAGGAGTGTTTGGATCAATGTTATCTACTCCAATAATTAACCCGCCGCAATCGGGAATTCTCGGTATGCATAATATTGTTGAACGTCCCATTGTTAAAAATGGTCAAATAGTAATAGCCCCGGTTATGTATGTGGCATTATCCTATGATCATCGAATTATTGACGGGAAAGAATCCGTAGGCTTTTTAGTTGCCATTAAAGAAGCAGTTGAAAATCCGGTGGAATTGCTTATGGATAATGATGTTAAGAAGGCGTTAGAATTGTAA
- a CDS encoding TatD family hydrolase, whose amino-acid sequence MILTDTHTHLYSEAFKDDREEMMQRAINAGVERFFVPAIDSQYTDSMLQLEKDYPQHVFLMMGLHPTHVKENYKQELVHVEEMLSKRNFCAVGEIGIDLYWDKTTLAIQQEAFKQQIRLAKNYGLPIVIHCRDAFDEVFEILEEEKDEKLFGIFHCFSGTFEQAQQALSYNMKLGIGGVVTFKNGKIDQFLHKINIKNIVLETDAPYLSPVPYRGKRNESSYLIHVVQKLTDIYNLTAQELSEITTENSKEVFGL is encoded by the coding sequence ATGATATTAACAGATACCCACACACATTTATATAGCGAAGCTTTTAAAGACGACAGAGAAGAAATGATGCAGCGTGCAATAAACGCAGGAGTTGAGCGTTTTTTTGTCCCTGCTATTGATTCCCAGTATACTGATTCTATGCTGCAGTTGGAAAAAGATTATCCACAACATGTTTTTTTAATGATGGGCTTGCATCCCACCCATGTAAAAGAAAATTATAAACAGGAATTGGTACATGTGGAAGAGATGCTTTCAAAACGAAACTTCTGTGCGGTTGGAGAAATTGGAATTGATTTATATTGGGATAAAACCACTTTAGCAATTCAGCAGGAAGCATTCAAACAGCAAATAAGGCTGGCAAAAAATTATGGATTGCCTATAGTAATACATTGCAGAGACGCATTTGATGAAGTTTTTGAGATTCTCGAAGAGGAAAAAGACGAAAAATTATTTGGTATATTTCACTGTTTTTCCGGAACTTTTGAACAAGCTCAACAGGCATTATCGTATAATATGAAGTTGGGAATAGGAGGAGTAGTAACATTTAAAAACGGGAAGATCGACCAGTTTTTGCATAAAATAAATATTAAAAATATAGTGCTGGAAACAGACGCTCCTTATTTATCACCCGTACCCTACCGAGGCAAGCGTAATGAGAGTTCTTATTTAATACATGTGGTACAGAAATTAACGGATATCTATAATCTTACAGCACAGGAATTATCTGAAATTACAACCGAAAATTCTAAAGAAGTATTTGGACTTTAA
- a CDS encoding 1-acyl-sn-glycerol-3-phosphate acyltransferase, with protein sequence MEHSTKFDQIRPFNDDEVHEALKQSVNHPIIKALLNFTFPDKDLEKVKEIVLSCHSIRDFQTKIIYNSVKNIIERTSEGFTHSGFEKLSPYTAYLFISNHRDIILDTSLLNVALYENNLVMTASAIGDNLVNKPFLLALSRLNRNFLIRRGLTPREMLGSSKLVSEYINNLLFKENRSVWIAQREGRTKDGNDRTQQGVLKMLALANTENSVMQYFKKLKIVPVSISYEFDPTDVLKMPELMAKHYDQEYVKSSNEDFNTILKGATGQKGRMNITAGRVIDAELDDIENSGEPANKQFQMLADIIDEKIYENYKLWPSKYIAYDLLNKTERFSDKYTEKEKRQFERRIERRVDTENEVALQNFLAMYANPVVNKLKYDKSKI encoded by the coding sequence GTGGAACACTCAACTAAATTTGATCAAATACGGCCTTTTAATGATGATGAAGTTCACGAAGCTTTAAAACAGTCAGTTAATCATCCAATTATAAAGGCATTACTTAATTTCACCTTCCCGGATAAAGATCTGGAAAAAGTAAAGGAAATAGTTTTAAGTTGCCATTCAATCCGGGATTTTCAGACCAAAATTATATATAATTCAGTTAAAAATATAATTGAAAGAACTTCGGAAGGATTTACCCATTCCGGTTTTGAAAAATTGAGTCCGTATACAGCTTACCTGTTTATTTCCAATCACAGGGATATTATTTTAGATACATCTTTATTAAACGTAGCGTTGTACGAAAATAATCTTGTTATGACGGCATCTGCAATAGGCGATAATTTAGTAAATAAACCATTTCTGTTGGCATTGTCAAGACTAAACAGGAATTTTCTAATACGAAGAGGACTTACCCCACGGGAAATGCTTGGAAGTTCAAAGCTTGTTTCGGAATATATTAATAATCTTCTTTTTAAAGAAAACAGGTCAGTATGGATAGCCCAGAGGGAAGGAAGAACAAAAGATGGTAACGACAGGACTCAGCAAGGAGTTTTAAAAATGCTGGCGCTTGCCAATACCGAGAATAGTGTTATGCAGTATTTTAAGAAATTAAAAATAGTGCCTGTTTCCATATCTTACGAGTTCGATCCTACTGATGTGTTGAAAATGCCGGAATTAATGGCTAAACATTATGATCAGGAATATGTAAAGTCCAGTAATGAAGATTTTAATACCATATTAAAAGGAGCCACAGGACAAAAAGGAAGAATGAACATTACAGCAGGTAGAGTTATTGATGCGGAATTAGATGATATTGAAAATAGCGGAGAGCCCGCAAATAAACAATTTCAAATGCTTGCCGATATTATTGACGAGAAGATTTATGAAAATTATAAGCTTTGGCCGTCTAAGTATATTGCTTATGATCTTTTAAATAAAACCGAAAGGTTTAGTGATAAATATACAGAAAAAGAAAAACGTCAGTTTGAAAGAAGGATAGAAAGGAGAGTAGATACTGAAAATGAAGTTGCGTTACAAAATTTTTTAGCAATGTATGCAAACCCTGTGGTTAATAAGTTGAAGTATGACAAAAGCAAAATCTAG
- a CDS encoding retropepsin-like aspartic protease, with translation MLSLKKFLTEKGYFKTSLVLTNTNHFEVTAKINEIEGRFILDTGASNTCVGFDCIEHFNLITQESEIKAAGAGATNMVTQISKKNSLEIGNWKKDKVKIVLFDLTHVNSALTIHDALPVHGIIGADMLKKGKAIIDYEKKILFLK, from the coding sequence ATGTTAAGCCTTAAAAAATTCCTTACAGAAAAAGGATATTTTAAAACATCCCTTGTTTTAACCAACACAAACCATTTTGAAGTTACAGCCAAAATAAATGAAATAGAAGGACGGTTCATATTAGACACTGGTGCTTCCAATACATGTGTTGGGTTTGATTGTATAGAACATTTTAATTTAATAACCCAGGAATCAGAAATTAAAGCGGCAGGTGCAGGTGCTACCAATATGGTTACCCAAATTTCTAAAAAAAACTCTCTTGAAATCGGAAACTGGAAAAAGGATAAAGTAAAGATTGTGCTATTTGATCTTACTCATGTAAATTCAGCCCTTACAATACACGATGCTTTGCCTGTACATGGTATAATAGGTGCCGATATGTTAAAAAAGGGGAAAGCTATTATTGACTATGAAAAGAAAATATTATTTTTGAAATAA